A single region of the Streptomyces sp. NBC_01262 genome encodes:
- a CDS encoding bifunctional 4-hydroxy-2-oxoglutarate aldolase/2-dehydro-3-deoxy-phosphogluconate aldolase translates to MTRMTQRPPINEQLSRTRVMAILRSADAAGLPAVAHALVAGGVTCLEVTLTTAGALDAIARIRDELGPEVSVGAGTVVGLDDVRDALAAGAQFLVSPVVDTEVIRASAEHGTPFYPGAQTATEVLTAWRAGAAAVKLFPASTGGPGHLRQLRAPLPQIPLVAVGGVGIDEARDYLDAGAVAVGIGSPLLRGADRDADAEALAALTARARTLLDKVNDRADGPLPTEEVSS, encoded by the coding sequence ATGACGCGAATGACGCAACGCCCGCCGATCAACGAGCAGTTGAGCCGCACCCGGGTGATGGCCATCCTGCGCTCCGCCGACGCGGCGGGACTGCCCGCCGTGGCCCACGCCCTCGTGGCCGGCGGCGTCACCTGCCTGGAGGTCACCCTCACCACGGCCGGCGCGCTCGACGCGATCGCCCGGATCCGGGACGAGCTCGGCCCGGAGGTGTCGGTCGGCGCGGGCACCGTGGTCGGCCTGGACGACGTACGGGACGCTCTGGCGGCCGGCGCCCAGTTCCTGGTGTCCCCGGTCGTGGACACCGAGGTCATCCGCGCCTCCGCCGAGCACGGCACCCCCTTCTACCCCGGCGCCCAGACCGCGACCGAGGTGCTCACCGCCTGGCGGGCGGGCGCGGCGGCGGTCAAGCTCTTCCCGGCCAGTACGGGAGGCCCGGGGCACCTGAGGCAACTGCGGGCCCCGCTTCCGCAGATCCCGCTGGTAGCGGTCGGCGGAGTGGGCATCGACGAGGCGCGGGACTACCTCGACGCCGGGGCCGTCGCCGTCGGCATCGGCTCCCCGCTGCTGCGCGGAGCGGACCGCGACGCCGACGCCGAAGCGCTGGCCGCCCTCACGGCGCGGGCGCGCACACTGCTCGACAAGGTCAACGACAGGGCCGACGGCCCTCTGCCGACCGAGGAGGTCAGTTCTTGA
- a CDS encoding carbohydrate ABC transporter permease, translated as MIHRRRATMAAFLLPAIVVYGVFMLYPLAKGVYLSFTDSLGGPVSNFVGVDQYKAMADQPDVGDALWHTVLYAAVVVVVQNAIGLLFANMLFRRPKVRKVLSVVLLTPTLISPVMAAFIWSYLFAPTGGINALLGTLGLGSLEHIWLGDPSTALYSVATVNIWMFAGYSCAIFLASYMNLPTELLDAAAVDGASGWRRFRSIEWPLLAPALTVNVTLSLIGSLKVFEFPLVLTNGGPAGATDTLTLLVYRNVFGGGKFAFGVAISVLLLVTVVVLSSATSSLLRLRERRV; from the coding sequence GTGATCCACCGCAGGCGCGCCACCATGGCCGCTTTCCTGCTCCCCGCGATCGTCGTGTACGGCGTCTTCATGCTGTATCCGCTGGCCAAGGGCGTCTATCTCAGCTTCACCGACAGCCTCGGCGGTCCGGTCTCCAACTTCGTCGGCGTGGACCAGTACAAGGCCATGGCCGACCAGCCCGACGTCGGCGACGCCCTGTGGCACACCGTGCTGTACGCGGCCGTGGTCGTGGTCGTCCAGAACGCGATCGGCCTGCTGTTCGCGAACATGCTGTTCCGCCGCCCCAAGGTCCGCAAGGTGCTCAGCGTCGTCCTGCTGACCCCGACCCTGATCTCGCCGGTCATGGCCGCGTTCATCTGGTCGTACCTGTTCGCCCCCACCGGCGGCATCAACGCCCTGCTCGGCACGCTCGGCCTGGGCAGCCTGGAACACATCTGGCTCGGCGACCCCTCCACCGCCCTGTACTCGGTGGCCACGGTCAACATCTGGATGTTCGCCGGCTACTCCTGCGCGATCTTCCTGGCCAGCTACATGAACCTGCCGACCGAACTCCTGGACGCCGCCGCAGTGGACGGCGCCAGCGGATGGCGACGGTTCCGCAGCATCGAGTGGCCGCTGCTCGCCCCAGCCCTGACCGTCAATGTGACGCTCAGCCTGATCGGCTCGCTGAAGGTCTTCGAGTTCCCGCTGGTGCTGACCAACGGCGGCCCGGCCGGCGCGACGGACACCCTGACCCTGCTCGTGTACCGCAACGTCTTCGGCGGCGGGAAGTTCGCCTTCGGCGTCGCGATCTCCGTACTGCTGCTCGTGACCGTGGTCGTCCTCTCCAGCGCGACCTCCTCCCTGCTCCGGCTTCGCGAGCGACGAGTCTGA
- a CDS encoding AbfB domain-containing protein: protein MAAEESNDPDPMGVRPYVTFTGEIAPRPNTHLVHASAPDSRELVLKPPFPPVPYVPRPGQVTPLPARAGGGRTRRLVAVALAAAGAAALALVAWGMTSGSESKGASRYVDIQGGPSQGNRGPLVSASAPSGRGSRSPSPSGTASASPSADSSPSGTNSAQGSASAKATATAGAGAGTGGTSSPTGSATTPQASAARSLESVNYPDRYLTVHSDGLGYLDKVKSTDSAQTRQNASFNLVTGLADPSCYSFMAEDGEFLRHKDFRIRLMADDGSALFEQDATFCPHNGSVSGSVSYTSYNYPGYYLRHRQFELWIDPYQDSSGFRDDSSFRLGASLG from the coding sequence GTGGCCGCTGAGGAGAGCAACGACCCCGATCCGATGGGGGTCCGGCCGTACGTCACCTTCACCGGCGAGATCGCGCCCCGGCCGAACACACACCTCGTGCACGCGTCCGCACCGGACAGCCGGGAGCTCGTCCTCAAGCCGCCCTTCCCGCCCGTTCCGTACGTCCCCCGCCCCGGGCAGGTGACCCCGCTACCGGCCCGCGCCGGAGGGGGCCGGACCCGCCGCCTGGTCGCCGTCGCCCTGGCCGCCGCGGGCGCCGCCGCCCTGGCCCTGGTGGCCTGGGGCATGACCTCGGGCAGTGAGTCCAAGGGCGCCAGCCGGTACGTCGACATCCAGGGCGGCCCCAGCCAGGGCAACCGCGGCCCCCTCGTCAGCGCCTCCGCTCCCAGCGGGCGCGGCAGCAGGTCGCCCAGCCCGTCCGGGACGGCCTCGGCGAGCCCGTCGGCCGACAGCAGCCCCTCCGGTACGAACAGCGCGCAGGGCAGCGCCTCGGCGAAGGCCACCGCAACCGCGGGCGCGGGCGCGGGTACCGGGGGCACGAGCTCGCCCACCGGCAGCGCCACCACCCCGCAGGCGTCCGCCGCGCGCTCGCTGGAGTCGGTCAACTACCCCGACAGATACCTCACCGTCCACAGCGACGGCCTCGGCTACCTCGACAAGGTGAAGAGCACCGACTCCGCGCAGACCCGCCAGAACGCGAGCTTCAACCTGGTGACCGGGCTCGCCGACCCGAGCTGCTACTCCTTCATGGCGGAGGACGGCGAATTCCTGCGGCACAAGGACTTCCGGATCCGTCTCATGGCCGATGACGGCTCGGCACTCTTCGAGCAGGACGCGACCTTCTGCCCCCACAACGGATCGGTCAGCGGCTCCGTCTCGTACACGTCCTACAACTACCCGGGCTACTACCTGCGTCACCGTCAGTTCGAGCTGTGGATCGACCCGTACCAGGACAGCTCCGGCTTCCGCGACGACAGTTCCTTCCGGCTCGGCGCGTCGCTGGGCTGA
- a CDS encoding ABC transporter substrate-binding protein: MKRSRRLLAAASTVAALAASLAACGGSSDSASADGTVTIHVQGWKGGGSEPANVAAINKAFEKANPKIKVDFEYITANDTYLQKLQPQLLAGKAGDVIMVDSDKVKKWGDSGYLADLSSQSWASKIATDAQPFTQNNGKTFAMPMELIGIGMYANMDLLKKAGITEVPSDWPTFLADLGKLKKAGINPLALPDKSGWTAQSVLQAAGSSLVYQKNKTWDADFLAGKTTINDDWKTSLEQLKELGDKGYVNWKSELGVDEWSQGSADFTAGKSAFWYQGAWQVSSVKKAVKFPISFAPWPATAAGTAPNAMFFTGTMWGVNSQSKNSDAAKKYVDFWSQSENLGKFLTAENAASPFTGGVTPQAEETTAFNTAFKDGRYRLMPSNTWLTGTAETTIGSKLQAYLLGSASESQTLKDIQTAATAK, from the coding sequence ATGAAGCGCTCCCGCAGACTGCTGGCAGCCGCCAGCACGGTGGCTGCCCTGGCTGCGTCCCTGGCCGCGTGCGGCGGGTCCTCGGACTCCGCCTCCGCAGACGGCACGGTGACCATCCACGTGCAGGGCTGGAAGGGCGGCGGCAGTGAGCCCGCGAACGTCGCAGCGATCAACAAGGCGTTCGAGAAGGCAAACCCGAAGATCAAGGTCGACTTCGAGTACATCACCGCGAACGACACCTACCTGCAGAAACTGCAGCCGCAGCTCCTCGCGGGCAAGGCCGGTGACGTGATCATGGTGGACTCCGACAAGGTGAAGAAGTGGGGCGACTCGGGCTACCTCGCCGATCTCTCCAGCCAGTCCTGGGCCTCGAAGATAGCCACCGACGCCCAGCCGTTCACCCAGAACAACGGCAAGACGTTCGCCATGCCGATGGAGCTCATCGGCATCGGCATGTACGCCAACATGGACCTGCTGAAGAAGGCGGGCATCACCGAGGTCCCGTCGGACTGGCCGACCTTCCTGGCCGACCTCGGCAAGCTCAAGAAGGCCGGCATCAACCCGCTCGCCCTGCCCGACAAGAGCGGCTGGACCGCGCAGTCGGTCCTCCAGGCGGCCGGATCCAGCCTGGTCTACCAGAAGAACAAGACCTGGGACGCCGACTTCCTGGCCGGCAAGACCACCATCAACGACGACTGGAAGACCTCGCTGGAGCAGCTCAAGGAGCTCGGCGACAAGGGTTACGTGAACTGGAAGAGCGAGCTCGGCGTCGACGAGTGGTCGCAGGGCTCGGCGGACTTCACCGCCGGCAAGAGCGCCTTCTGGTACCAGGGCGCCTGGCAGGTCTCCAGCGTCAAGAAGGCCGTCAAGTTCCCGATCTCCTTCGCACCCTGGCCGGCCACCGCCGCGGGCACCGCGCCCAACGCGATGTTCTTCACCGGCACGATGTGGGGCGTCAACTCGCAGTCCAAGAACTCCGACGCCGCCAAGAAGTACGTCGACTTTTGGTCGCAGAGCGAGAACCTCGGCAAGTTCCTGACCGCCGAGAACGCCGCGTCGCCCTTCACCGGCGGCGTCACCCCGCAGGCCGAGGAGACCACGGCATTCAACACGGCCTTCAAGGACGGCCGTTACCGGCTGATGCCCTCCAACACCTGGCTGACCGGCACCGCCGAGACCACCATCGGCTCCAAGCTCCAGGCGTACCTGCTGGGTTCGGCGTCCGAGAGCCAGACGCTGAAGGACATCCAGACCGCGGCCACGGCCAAGTAG
- a CDS encoding sensor histidine kinase, protein MWPGSVRARATLGATAVVAVALTASSLALFAILHADLQRNANEAATQQADTVAGLAEQGKLPDLLPLAHGADFIQVVDADGDVVAASQNLTGRPAVARARPHGGKLHDTWSGQPFDDGHRQRIVAVSAQSPSGTVTVYAGTSLRDADAADAITEAALGIGTPLLLATVALVTWWVTGRALRPVEAIRSEVAEITGHALHRRVPVPAAQDEVARLARTMNATLDRLEDAVVRQRRFIADASHELRSPITVLRTQLEVALAHPDPALWPDLVSDALEDTVRLQDLAADLLLLARLDAAEAVRAHPLDLAELCRTAIDARHADRLPIDATLQPGVIVEGNRSWLTRLLTNLLDNAQRHADEHIELTLRADPDGRTAVLEVIDDGPGIPDADRDRVFERFTRLDDARSRDFGGAGLGLAIARDIAGHHQGTLTAEPRPDGARIVARLPLSQTV, encoded by the coding sequence CTGTGGCCGGGGTCGGTGCGGGCGCGGGCGACGCTCGGGGCTACCGCGGTCGTCGCCGTCGCGCTGACCGCGTCCTCGCTCGCGCTGTTCGCGATCCTGCACGCCGACCTCCAGCGCAACGCCAATGAAGCGGCCACCCAGCAGGCGGACACCGTGGCCGGGCTGGCCGAGCAGGGCAAGCTGCCGGATCTGCTGCCGCTGGCCCACGGCGCGGACTTCATCCAGGTCGTCGACGCCGACGGCGACGTGGTGGCCGCCAGCCAGAACCTCACCGGCCGGCCGGCCGTCGCCCGCGCCCGCCCGCACGGCGGAAAGCTGCACGACACCTGGTCCGGGCAGCCGTTCGACGACGGGCACCGGCAGCGGATCGTCGCCGTCTCCGCCCAGTCCCCCAGCGGGACGGTCACCGTGTACGCGGGCACGTCACTGCGGGACGCGGACGCGGCCGACGCGATCACCGAGGCCGCCCTCGGCATCGGTACGCCGCTGCTGCTGGCGACGGTCGCGCTGGTCACCTGGTGGGTGACCGGCCGGGCCCTGCGTCCTGTGGAGGCCATCCGGTCCGAGGTGGCCGAGATCACCGGGCACGCCCTGCACCGCCGGGTCCCGGTCCCGGCCGCCCAGGACGAGGTCGCCCGCCTGGCCCGCACCATGAACGCCACCCTCGACCGCCTGGAGGACGCGGTCGTCCGGCAGCGCCGCTTCATCGCCGACGCCTCGCACGAACTGCGCAGCCCCATCACCGTCCTGCGCACCCAGCTGGAGGTCGCCCTCGCCCACCCGGACCCCGCGCTGTGGCCGGACCTGGTCAGCGATGCGCTGGAGGACACCGTACGGCTCCAGGACCTCGCCGCCGACCTGCTGCTCCTGGCCCGCCTGGACGCGGCCGAGGCCGTCCGGGCCCACCCCCTCGACCTGGCCGAACTCTGCCGTACGGCCATCGACGCCCGCCACGCGGACCGGCTCCCGATCGACGCCACGCTGCAACCCGGCGTCATCGTCGAGGGCAACCGCAGCTGGCTCACCAGGCTCCTCACCAACCTGCTCGACAACGCCCAGCGGCATGCCGACGAGCACATCGAACTGACCCTTCGCGCAGACCCGGACGGCCGCACCGCCGTACTGGAGGTGATCGACGACGGACCCGGCATTCCGGACGCCGACCGCGACCGGGTCTTCGAGCGCTTCACGCGCCTGGACGACGCCCGCAGCCGCGACTTCGGCGGAGCCGGCCTCGGTCTGGCCATCGCCCGCGACATCGCCGGCCACCACCAGGGAACCCTCACCGCCGAGCCCCGCCCCGACGGCGCCCGCATCGTCGCCCGCCTCCCGCTCTCACAGACTGTCTAG
- a CDS encoding SDR family NAD(P)-dependent oxidoreductase, with amino-acid sequence MNRFEGRTALLSAAASGIGRATAHRLASEGAAVLVTDVDPEGARRVAEEIGAKGGNARHRELDATDPAHWAEAVADAEAWTGRIDVLHLNAGHNFPGAIHELDDDSWHSQLRLALDSVFFGVRAAVPRLRACGGAVVITSSVHATIGFSGFPAYAAAKGGIGALVRQLAVEYAGQIRFNAVLPGAVVTAHWAGATPEYRAQTVSRTPVGRLGEPEDIASAVAFLASDDASFITGQNLTVDGGRSISSHE; translated from the coding sequence GTGAACCGCTTCGAGGGGCGTACCGCCCTGCTCTCCGCCGCCGCCTCCGGCATCGGCCGGGCCACCGCCCACCGCCTCGCCTCGGAGGGCGCCGCCGTCCTGGTCACCGACGTGGACCCGGAAGGCGCCCGCCGGGTCGCCGAGGAGATCGGCGCCAAGGGCGGCAACGCCCGCCACCGCGAGCTCGACGCCACCGACCCCGCCCACTGGGCCGAGGCCGTCGCCGACGCCGAGGCCTGGACCGGCCGCATCGACGTACTGCACCTCAACGCCGGCCACAACTTCCCCGGCGCCATCCACGAACTCGACGACGACTCCTGGCACAGCCAGCTCCGCCTCGCCCTCGACTCGGTGTTCTTCGGCGTCCGCGCCGCCGTCCCCCGGCTCCGGGCCTGCGGCGGCGCCGTCGTGATCACCTCCTCCGTCCACGCCACCATCGGCTTCAGCGGCTTCCCCGCGTACGCCGCCGCCAAGGGCGGCATCGGGGCGCTGGTCCGCCAGCTCGCCGTCGAGTACGCCGGGCAGATCCGCTTCAACGCCGTCCTGCCCGGCGCCGTGGTCACCGCCCACTGGGCCGGCGCCACACCGGAATACCGCGCCCAGACCGTCTCCCGTACGCCCGTCGGCAGGCTCGGCGAGCCCGAGGACATCGCCTCCGCCGTGGCCTTCCTCGCCTCCGACGACGCCTCCTTCATCACCGGCCAGAACCTGACGGTGGACGGCGGCCGCAGCATCAGCTCGCACGAATAA
- a CDS encoding lactonase family protein, whose product MPAHILVHAGSYTPDTGGDGTGLTALRLDPATGAMTADPGLPDVPVSGPSFLAAHPSGRVVYCTNEAESGTVSAFARQPDGGLTAVGEPLPSGGANPCHVSVHPSGEWLLTANYGTDTAPGTVGVHRLDADGVPVELTDVVVHEGSGPVTGRQEGTHAHQVVTDPEGRFVLAVDLGADAVFAYRLDTAAGTLEQAAVSRVTPGSGPRHLAFAPAGDVVWIADELSSSVSGLRYDTATGTLNPVSRTPATMAMGTPNQPGGIVASPCGRFVWVTNRGADTVAAFRVSGAGDILYPIAETPSGGEWPRGLSLAAGHLLVSNQRSGTLAALRILDTGALEQRAPAAAVPSVICTVTVS is encoded by the coding sequence ATGCCCGCGCACATACTCGTCCACGCCGGCTCCTACACCCCGGACACCGGCGGGGACGGGACCGGCCTCACCGCCCTGCGGCTGGACCCGGCCACCGGGGCCATGACCGCAGACCCGGGGCTGCCGGACGTACCGGTCAGCGGGCCGTCGTTTCTGGCGGCGCATCCCTCGGGTCGGGTCGTGTACTGCACCAACGAGGCCGAGTCCGGCACCGTCAGCGCTTTCGCGCGGCAGCCGGACGGGGGTCTGACGGCGGTGGGTGAGCCGCTGCCCAGCGGCGGGGCCAACCCGTGCCATGTGAGCGTCCACCCGAGCGGGGAGTGGCTGCTTACCGCGAACTACGGGACGGACACGGCCCCCGGCACGGTCGGCGTGCACCGGCTGGACGCGGACGGGGTCCCGGTCGAGCTCACGGATGTCGTGGTGCACGAGGGCTCGGGTCCGGTGACTGGCCGTCAGGAGGGCACGCACGCACACCAGGTGGTGACCGATCCGGAGGGGCGGTTCGTGCTGGCGGTGGACCTGGGGGCGGACGCGGTGTTCGCGTACCGTCTGGACACTGCCGCCGGCACGCTGGAGCAGGCCGCCGTCAGCCGCGTCACGCCCGGGTCCGGGCCCCGGCACCTCGCGTTCGCGCCCGCCGGGGATGTGGTGTGGATCGCGGACGAGCTGTCCTCCAGCGTGTCCGGCCTGCGCTACGACACCGCCACCGGCACCCTCAACCCGGTCTCCCGCACTCCGGCGACCATGGCGATGGGCACGCCCAACCAGCCGGGCGGCATCGTCGCGTCACCGTGCGGGCGCTTCGTGTGGGTGACCAACAGGGGCGCCGACACGGTGGCCGCGTTCCGCGTCTCCGGCGCCGGGGACATTCTCTACCCGATCGCCGAGACCCCCAGCGGCGGCGAGTGGCCGCGCGGCCTGTCCCTGGCCGCAGGCCATCTGCTGGTGTCCAACCAGCGCAGCGGCACGCTCGCCGCGCTGCGGATCCTGGACACCGGGGCCCTCGAACAGCGGGCTCCGGCGGCGGCCGTTCCGTCGGTCATCTGCACCGTCACCGTCAGCTGA
- a CDS encoding carbohydrate ABC transporter permease has protein sequence MTSNSQIPAIKRFGSGLGTTLLCLGTVAFILPFLFTVVTSLRTAADVAKSPLGFPHSLTLSNFTGVFSQIHYGRSALNTLLITVLSCLCITILGSLASYPLARITQGWSTAMYRLFILGTSVPVFVVVAPLYLLMRDLNLLDSYTGLIIIYTAVNLPVAVFFYTSFIRSIPVDLEEAAALDGCGAFRTFFVIILPLLRPVTSTLLTFISLQIWNDLLVPLVFLQDPDKRTVMVNAYSFIDPHTVQPTTLFPAALLGVLPLFLIFIFLQRYVVAGMSAGAVKS, from the coding sequence ATGACCTCTAACTCACAGATACCCGCCATAAAGCGGTTCGGCAGCGGCCTCGGCACCACCCTGCTCTGCCTGGGCACGGTCGCGTTCATTCTGCCCTTCCTGTTCACCGTCGTGACCTCGCTGCGCACCGCCGCCGACGTGGCCAAGTCCCCCCTGGGCTTCCCGCACTCGCTGACGCTGAGCAACTTCACCGGGGTGTTCAGCCAGATCCACTACGGGCGCAGCGCCCTGAACACCCTGCTCATCACGGTGCTTTCGTGCCTGTGCATCACCATCCTCGGCTCGCTCGCCAGCTACCCGCTCGCCCGCATCACCCAGGGCTGGTCCACGGCCATGTACCGGCTGTTCATCCTGGGCACGTCCGTGCCGGTGTTCGTGGTGGTGGCGCCGCTGTACCTGCTGATGCGCGACCTGAACCTGCTGGACTCGTACACCGGTCTGATCATCATCTACACCGCGGTGAATCTCCCGGTGGCGGTGTTCTTCTACACCAGCTTCATCCGCTCGATCCCGGTCGACCTGGAGGAAGCCGCCGCGCTCGACGGCTGCGGCGCCTTCCGTACGTTCTTCGTCATCATCCTGCCGCTGCTGCGGCCGGTCACCAGCACCCTGCTGACCTTCATCTCCCTGCAGATCTGGAACGACCTGCTGGTGCCGCTGGTCTTCCTCCAGGACCCGGACAAGCGCACGGTGATGGTCAACGCGTACTCCTTCATCGACCCGCACACCGTGCAGCCCACCACCTTGTTCCCGGCCGCGCTGCTGGGCGTGCTGCCGCTGTTCCTGATCTTCATCTTCCTGCAGCGCTACGTCGTCGCCGGCATGTCGGCCGGGGCGGTGAAGTCATGA
- a CDS encoding sugar kinase: protein MSSSTQEPSPSSPSPRPYLVTVGEVLGVLSAPEPGPLGLGSALRLGIAGAESNVAVGVSRLGGAVTWIGRVSEDDLGEVILRELRAEGVTTLAVRDPAPTSLLLKERRTATHSRVTYYRTGTAGGRLSPRDIPEDVIAGAAVLHVTGITPALGDGPAEAVRRAVDIAADAGVTVSLDINFRSLLWSEEEATAVLLPLLARSDLVFAGPHEARLVTGGQDALGLAKGICALGPRDAVIKLGAEGALALLDGQQYRQPAIPVRVEDSVGAGDAFVAGYLAELIAGEPPERRLKTAALLGAFAVSTTGDWEGLPRRAELALLDHHDDVVR from the coding sequence TTGAGCAGCTCCACGCAGGAGCCTTCCCCATCTTCCCCGTCTCCCCGGCCCTACCTGGTGACGGTCGGCGAGGTCCTGGGGGTCCTGTCCGCACCGGAACCCGGGCCGCTCGGGCTGGGCTCCGCGCTGCGCCTGGGGATCGCCGGGGCCGAGTCGAACGTCGCCGTCGGCGTCAGCCGGCTCGGCGGGGCGGTCACCTGGATCGGCCGCGTCAGCGAGGACGACCTGGGCGAAGTGATCCTGCGCGAACTGCGGGCCGAGGGCGTCACCACGCTCGCCGTACGGGATCCCGCCCCCACCTCGCTGCTGCTCAAGGAACGGCGCACCGCGACCCACAGCCGCGTCACGTACTACCGCACCGGCACCGCCGGCGGCCGGCTCAGCCCGCGGGACATCCCCGAGGACGTCATCGCCGGGGCGGCCGTCCTGCACGTCACCGGCATCACCCCGGCCCTCGGCGACGGCCCCGCCGAAGCGGTCCGCCGGGCGGTGGACATCGCCGCCGACGCCGGAGTGACGGTCTCCCTCGACATCAACTTCCGCTCCCTGCTCTGGAGCGAGGAGGAGGCCACCGCCGTTCTTCTGCCGCTGCTCGCCCGCAGCGACCTGGTCTTCGCCGGACCGCACGAGGCCCGCCTCGTCACCGGCGGGCAGGACGCCCTCGGCCTCGCCAAGGGCATCTGCGCCCTCGGCCCCCGCGACGCCGTCATCAAGCTCGGCGCGGAAGGCGCGCTCGCCCTCCTGGACGGACAGCAGTACCGGCAGCCGGCCATACCGGTCCGCGTGGAGGACTCCGTCGGCGCGGGCGACGCCTTCGTCGCGGGCTACCTCGCCGAACTCATCGCCGGCGAGCCTCCGGAGCGCCGCCTCAAGACCGCCGCCCTCCTCGGCGCCTTCGCCGTCAGCACCACCGGCGACTGGGAGGGCCTCCCCCGCCGGGCCGAACTGGCGCTGCTGGACCACCACGACGACGTGGTCCGTTAG
- a CDS encoding LacI family DNA-binding transcriptional regulator codes for MSELSEPPVSGTPVRARLVDVAREAGVSKATVSKVLNGRTDLSVRPETRQRVHQVAEALGYRPHSGARALAGASTHALALLVPALANPTYVTIARGAYRRARELGYLSLLAEDFDGQEADEAFNDLAREGRVDGLLIASARPGHPLIEGLRRSSVPHVFLNRAVEGSGRNVTMDVARASVTALDHLHGLGHRAVGHIAGPYGIVPSQVREQAFLRHAAELGMSATPVAHGDFTEEGGQAAALELLDPGATGTPASGPPVTALYASSLAQAIGAMRAVRSLGLRIPEDISLVGNDDLPVAAYLSPPLTTVAMPLYELGTAAVDALVGAINGQPQADVVVPTEPRLVLRDSTASPGGSS; via the coding sequence GTGTCCGAGTTGTCCGAGCCACCGGTGTCCGGGACACCCGTGCGGGCCAGGCTGGTGGACGTCGCCCGGGAGGCGGGAGTCTCCAAGGCCACCGTCTCCAAAGTCCTCAACGGACGGACCGATCTCTCCGTCCGCCCCGAGACCCGGCAGCGCGTCCACCAGGTCGCCGAGGCGCTGGGCTACCGGCCGCACTCCGGGGCCCGCGCACTGGCCGGCGCCAGCACCCACGCCCTCGCCCTCCTGGTCCCGGCGCTGGCCAACCCCACGTACGTCACCATCGCCCGGGGCGCCTACCGCCGGGCCCGTGAGCTGGGCTATCTGTCACTTCTGGCGGAGGACTTCGACGGGCAGGAGGCCGACGAGGCCTTCAACGACCTGGCCCGCGAAGGCCGCGTCGACGGGCTGCTCATCGCCTCCGCCCGCCCCGGACACCCGCTGATCGAGGGCCTGCGCCGCAGCTCCGTCCCGCACGTCTTCCTCAACCGGGCGGTCGAGGGCTCCGGGCGCAACGTCACCATGGACGTCGCCCGGGCCAGCGTCACCGCCCTGGACCATCTGCACGGGCTCGGCCACCGGGCCGTCGGCCACATCGCCGGCCCGTACGGCATCGTCCCCAGCCAGGTGCGTGAGCAGGCCTTCCTGCGCCACGCCGCCGAGCTGGGCATGTCGGCGACCCCCGTCGCCCACGGGGACTTCACCGAGGAGGGCGGCCAGGCCGCCGCCCTGGAGCTGCTGGACCCCGGCGCGACGGGGACTCCCGCCTCCGGGCCGCCGGTCACCGCGCTGTACGCCAGCTCCCTCGCCCAGGCGATCGGCGCGATGCGCGCGGTGCGCTCGCTGGGCCTGCGGATCCCCGAGGACATCTCCCTGGTCGGGAACGACGACCTGCCGGTGGCGGCGTACCTCTCTCCCCCGCTCACCACGGTCGCCATGCCCCTGTACGAGCTGGGCACCGCCGCCGTGGACGCTCTGGTGGGCGCCATCAACGGACAGCCGCAGGCCGATGTCGTCGTGCCGACCGAGCCGCGTCTGGTGCTGCGCGATTCCACGGCGAGCCCGGGAGGATCGTCGTGA